The following are from one region of the Hymenobacter sp. YIM 151858-1 genome:
- a CDS encoding potassium channel family protein: MWKRANLRRLMLAIVLSVLSLGIGMAGFMYIEQYNWLEAFYMTIITISTTGFGEVRPLSDAGRLFVSGYIMYNLLMVAYLVSVLTQYLFDGELRNLFKMFMTDQEIRAFQDHVIVCGFGRNGSKAFHELRASGAKVVVVEQNQELMRLAAETLGDNAVPVVFGDATLDETLRQAGIERARALISALPKDADNVFVTLTARELNPRLKIISRASLKTSESKLMRAGADSVVMPDEIGGSHMANLVMRPEVIRFLDMINGLGPNRLRLEELTFTDLRHELRGRSIRELDIRSRTGATVIGLKDAAGHFLVSPSADTRPGPGDVLLLLGTDEQIRRSVIEYRG, encoded by the coding sequence ATGTGGAAACGCGCCAACCTCCGCCGCCTCATGCTGGCCATTGTGTTGTCGGTGCTCAGTTTGGGCATTGGCATGGCGGGCTTCATGTACATCGAGCAGTACAACTGGCTCGAGGCGTTTTACATGACCATCATCACCATCTCCACCACGGGTTTCGGGGAGGTGCGGCCGCTTTCCGATGCCGGCCGGCTGTTCGTGTCGGGCTACATCATGTACAACCTGCTGATGGTGGCGTACCTGGTGTCGGTGCTGACGCAGTATTTGTTTGATGGCGAGCTGCGCAACTTGTTCAAGATGTTTATGACCGATCAGGAAATCCGCGCTTTTCAGGACCACGTGATTGTGTGCGGCTTTGGGCGCAACGGCAGCAAGGCGTTTCATGAGCTGCGCGCCAGCGGGGCCAAAGTGGTGGTGGTGGAGCAAAACCAGGAGCTGATGCGCCTCGCGGCCGAAACCCTGGGCGATAACGCCGTGCCCGTGGTGTTCGGCGACGCCACCCTCGACGAAACCCTGCGCCAAGCCGGCATCGAGCGGGCCCGCGCCCTTATTTCGGCCCTGCCCAAGGATGCCGACAACGTGTTCGTTACGCTTACGGCCCGCGAGCTGAACCCGCGCCTGAAAATCATTTCGCGGGCTTCGCTGAAAACCTCCGAAAGCAAGCTGATGCGCGCCGGCGCCGACTCGGTGGTGATGCCCGACGAGATTGGCGGCTCGCACATGGCCAACCTGGTGATGCGCCCCGAGGTCATTCGCTTCCTCGACATGATCAACGGCTTGGGCCCGAACCGCCTGCGCCTGGAGGAGCTGACGTTTACCGACTTACGGCATGAGCTGCGCGGCCGCTCCATCCGCGAGCTGGACATCCGCTCGCGCACCGGCGCCACCGTTATCGGCCTGAAAGACGCCGCCGGGCATTTCCTCGTCAGCCCCAGCGCCGACACGCGCCCCGGCCCCGGCGACGTGCTGCTGCTGCTCGGCACCGACGAGCAAATCCGGCGCTCCGTTATTGAGTACCGCGGGTAA
- a CDS encoding metallophosphoesterase — MAFKPKRALLALAAAYFLYLAGGLALASQAVIDRVYFFPGFSIKRPIPDNSGFSPDGPVVQYLPDGTALSRRIVPGHLGHALQTDTLRRATDSLSCFVQETGLTFRFPRHPFPAVEPAEYPAPARMLVLSDIEGNFRGLQQLLQGAGVMDAQTRWRFGTGHLVFVGDMFDRGLQVTECLWLLYKLEHEAAQAGGKVHFILGNHEVMNLTGHHKYLRRKYRHNADSLGLDYARWYAPDTELGRWLRSKNVVERIGPTLFVHGGISPEVAALRLPLAQLNALTRRSLDAPQPAAPSPAEQLVRNPKLSPDWYRGIAQEEAPAAHVAAVLRQYSATRMVIAHTPVEKITPLYDGQVVAIDLPHQEHTKQGFMQALWVEGGKFSVVDNLGRKQAL; from the coding sequence ATGGCCTTTAAACCCAAACGTGCGCTGCTTGCGCTGGCTGCGGCTTATTTCCTGTACCTGGCCGGCGGGCTCGCGCTGGCCTCGCAAGCCGTTATCGACCGCGTTTACTTTTTCCCCGGTTTCTCCATCAAACGCCCGATTCCCGACAACTCGGGCTTTTCGCCCGACGGGCCGGTGGTGCAGTACCTGCCCGATGGCACGGCCCTCAGCCGCCGCATCGTGCCCGGCCACCTAGGCCATGCGCTGCAAACCGATACGCTCCGCCGCGCCACCGATTCGCTTAGCTGCTTTGTGCAGGAAACCGGCCTTACGTTCCGGTTTCCGCGGCACCCGTTTCCGGCCGTCGAGCCGGCCGAGTACCCCGCGCCCGCCCGCATGCTGGTGCTGTCGGACATCGAAGGCAACTTCCGGGGCTTGCAACAGTTGCTGCAGGGCGCCGGCGTGATGGATGCGCAAACCCGCTGGCGTTTTGGCACCGGCCACCTGGTGTTTGTGGGCGATATGTTCGACCGCGGCCTGCAGGTTACCGAGTGCCTGTGGCTGCTGTACAAGCTGGAGCACGAGGCCGCGCAAGCCGGTGGCAAGGTCCACTTCATTTTGGGCAACCACGAGGTAATGAACCTCACGGGCCACCACAAGTACCTGCGCCGCAAGTACCGCCACAACGCCGATTCGCTGGGCCTCGACTACGCCCGCTGGTACGCCCCCGATACCGAGCTGGGCCGCTGGCTGCGCTCCAAAAACGTGGTGGAGCGCATCGGCCCCACGCTGTTCGTGCACGGCGGCATCAGCCCCGAGGTAGCCGCGCTACGCCTGCCCCTTGCGCAGCTCAATGCGCTGACGCGCCGTAGCCTCGATGCCCCCCAACCCGCCGCGCCCAGCCCCGCCGAGCAGCTGGTGCGCAACCCCAAGCTCAGCCCCGATTGGTACCGCGGCATTGCGCAGGAAGAAGCCCCGGCGGCGCACGTAGCGGCGGTGCTGCGGCAATACAGCGCCACCCGAATGGTTATTGCCCACACGCCCGTCGAGAAAATTACGCCGCTTTACGACGGGCAGGTCGTTGCCATCGACTTACCGCACCAGGAGCACACGAAGCAAGGCTTCATGCAGGCGCTGTGGGTTGAAGGCGGGAAGTTTTCGGTCGTCGACAACCTAGGGCGCAAGCAGGCGTTGTAG
- the dnaG gene encoding DNA primase: protein MLSSAVALIPKETIDQVLHYADIVEVVGDFVTLKKKGQNLWACCPFHHEKSPSFSVAPAKGIYKCFGCGKAGDVVRFVMDVESVSYPEAIKWLAKKYGIEIKEEEKTPEQQLAQNERDSQYIVSDWAKNRYKKLLQESEEGESIGWAYLKERGLNQATIETFELGYSLDKWDDVLNEAQKAGFDVKYLEKTGLVIKREEDGRRYDRFRGRVMFPIHNISGRVVGFGARTLRRDEKAGAKYLNSPESEIYHKSDVLYGLYQAKQAIRQEELCYLVEGYLDVISLHQGGIKNVVASSGTSLTEGQIRLIARYTDNVTVLYDGDAAGIRAALRGLDIILENGLNVRVVLFPDGDDPDSYIRKVGDKRFQEFVEANSQDFISFKTKLAAREAANDPVKKAEAIRDVLQSIAKVPDPLKRQVFLQQTAATFHIDEQVLISEYNKLVKQGAPRSSGSGGSGGGAAGSTRGHSSTAAVQPGGQLTGLGQQPPRPQPQYDDAIPDEAYGFMGDEPTEDGTEDEPVPDVQQACEKEVVRLILNYPAQQLANEHTVAEYLLSQTDETPFRTPIYADLLHLCREALGAGRFPDARELVRHERSDIRAVITDLVTEPHELSPNWITHSIYVPRELDMLQEACDNAILRLNKCNVERELTDCLNAMNALDPNNVEEYLAQMAIFKSLKQLDMQLAGLLGTIVSR from the coding sequence TTGCTCAGCTCCGCCGTGGCTCTTATTCCGAAGGAAACCATCGACCAGGTATTGCACTACGCCGACATTGTGGAGGTAGTAGGCGACTTCGTCACGCTCAAGAAAAAAGGCCAGAACCTGTGGGCCTGCTGCCCATTTCACCACGAAAAGTCCCCCTCGTTTTCGGTAGCGCCGGCCAAGGGCATATACAAGTGCTTTGGCTGCGGCAAGGCCGGCGACGTGGTGCGCTTCGTGATGGACGTGGAATCGGTGAGCTACCCCGAGGCCATTAAGTGGCTGGCCAAGAAGTACGGCATCGAGATTAAGGAAGAGGAGAAGACGCCGGAGCAGCAGCTGGCCCAGAATGAGCGCGACTCGCAGTACATCGTATCGGATTGGGCGAAAAACCGCTACAAAAAGCTGCTGCAGGAGTCGGAAGAAGGGGAGAGCATTGGCTGGGCCTACCTCAAGGAGCGCGGCCTGAACCAAGCCACCATCGAAACTTTCGAGCTGGGCTACTCGCTCGACAAGTGGGACGACGTGCTGAACGAGGCCCAAAAGGCGGGCTTCGACGTGAAGTACCTCGAGAAAACCGGCCTCGTGATTAAGCGCGAGGAAGACGGCCGCCGCTACGACCGGTTCCGGGGCCGCGTGATGTTCCCGATTCATAACATATCGGGCCGCGTAGTGGGCTTTGGCGCCCGCACCCTGCGCCGCGACGAAAAGGCCGGGGCCAAGTACCTGAACTCGCCCGAATCGGAGATATACCACAAATCGGATGTATTGTACGGCCTGTACCAGGCCAAGCAGGCCATTCGGCAGGAGGAGCTGTGCTACCTCGTGGAGGGCTACCTCGATGTGATCAGCCTGCACCAGGGCGGCATCAAAAACGTGGTGGCTTCGTCGGGTACGTCGCTGACGGAAGGCCAGATACGGCTGATTGCCCGCTACACCGACAACGTAACGGTGCTCTACGATGGCGACGCGGCCGGTATTCGGGCGGCGTTGCGCGGGCTTGATATCATCCTGGAAAACGGCCTGAACGTGCGCGTGGTGCTGTTTCCCGACGGCGACGACCCCGACAGTTACATCCGCAAGGTGGGCGACAAGCGCTTCCAGGAGTTTGTAGAGGCCAACAGCCAGGATTTCATTTCCTTTAAAACCAAGCTCGCCGCCCGCGAAGCCGCCAACGACCCGGTAAAGAAAGCCGAGGCCATTCGCGACGTGCTGCAGAGCATTGCCAAAGTGCCCGACCCGCTGAAGCGGCAGGTGTTTCTGCAGCAAACCGCTGCCACTTTCCACATCGACGAGCAGGTGCTCATTTCGGAGTACAACAAGCTCGTGAAGCAGGGCGCCCCTAGGTCGTCGGGCAGCGGTGGCAGTGGGGGCGGAGCGGCCGGCAGCACCCGCGGCCACAGCAGCACCGCGGCCGTGCAGCCCGGCGGCCAGCTCACGGGCCTGGGCCAGCAACCGCCGCGCCCACAGCCCCAGTACGACGACGCCATCCCCGACGAGGCCTACGGCTTTATGGGCGACGAGCCCACCGAAGACGGAACGGAGGACGAACCGGTGCCCGACGTGCAGCAGGCCTGCGAAAAAGAAGTGGTGCGCCTGATCCTGAACTACCCGGCGCAGCAGCTGGCCAACGAGCACACCGTGGCCGAATACCTGCTGAGCCAAACCGACGAAACGCCTTTCCGCACGCCCATCTACGCCGACCTCCTGCACCTGTGCCGCGAGGCCCTAGGTGCCGGCCGCTTCCCCGATGCCCGGGAGCTGGTGCGCCACGAGCGCAGCGACATCCGGGCCGTGATTACTGACCTGGTAACGGAGCCGCACGAGCTCAGCCCGAACTGGATTACGCACAGCATTTACGTGCCCCGCGAGCTGGATATGCTGCAGGAAGCCTGCGACAACGCCATTCTGCGCCTGAACAAGTGCAACGTGGAGCGCGAGCTGACCGACTGCCTGAACGCCATGAACGCCCTCGACCCGAACAACGTGGAGGAGTACCTGGCGCAGATGGCCATTTTCAAAAGCCTGAAGCAGCTGGATATGCAGCTGGCCGGGCTGCTGGGCACGATTGTTTCGCGGTAA
- a CDS encoding Mrp/NBP35 family ATP-binding protein, with product MSITQEAVLKALSYVEEPDLGKDLVTLNMIEDVQIDGLKVSFTVILTTPACPLKDLIRNACVRAIQTMVDKDAEVTVNMTSRVTTMRQNRDILPGVKNIVAIASGKGGVGKSTVTANLAVALARSGAKVGIVDADISGPSMPVMFGVEDARPHVFQTPDGRNLIEPIERFGVKIMSIGFLAPAESAIVWRGPMASSALKQFITEVDWGELDYLLLDMPPGTSDIHLTMVQTVPVTGAVIVTTPQKVALADAQKGLQMFRQPQINVPVLGVIENMAWFTPAELPENKYYIFGQGGGHELARKHQVPLLGEIPLVQGIRENGDAGIPVVLQSTAAVAPAFEQLAENLAQQVSIRNNIAPRTQVVEVK from the coding sequence ATGAGCATTACCCAAGAAGCTGTACTGAAAGCCCTGAGCTACGTGGAGGAACCCGACCTAGGGAAAGACCTCGTGACGCTCAATATGATTGAGGACGTGCAGATTGACGGACTGAAGGTTTCCTTCACCGTGATTCTGACCACGCCCGCCTGCCCGCTCAAAGACCTCATCCGCAACGCCTGCGTGCGCGCCATCCAGACGATGGTAGACAAAGACGCCGAGGTGACCGTGAACATGACCTCGCGCGTGACGACCATGCGCCAGAACCGCGACATCCTGCCCGGCGTGAAGAACATCGTGGCCATTGCCTCGGGCAAAGGCGGCGTGGGCAAAAGCACCGTTACGGCCAACCTGGCCGTGGCGCTGGCCCGCTCGGGTGCCAAAGTAGGCATTGTGGATGCCGACATTTCGGGCCCCTCCATGCCCGTGATGTTTGGCGTAGAGGATGCCCGCCCGCACGTATTCCAGACGCCCGACGGCCGCAACCTCATCGAGCCCATCGAGCGGTTCGGCGTGAAAATCATGAGCATAGGCTTTTTGGCCCCGGCCGAATCGGCCATTGTGTGGCGCGGCCCCATGGCTTCGTCGGCCCTGAAGCAGTTTATTACCGAAGTCGACTGGGGTGAGCTGGACTACCTGCTGCTCGACATGCCCCCCGGCACCTCGGATATTCACCTGACGATGGTGCAAACGGTGCCCGTAACCGGCGCCGTAATTGTAACCACGCCGCAAAAAGTAGCCTTGGCCGACGCGCAGAAAGGCTTGCAGATGTTCCGCCAGCCGCAGATTAACGTGCCGGTGCTGGGCGTAATCGAGAACATGGCGTGGTTTACGCCCGCCGAGCTGCCCGAAAACAAGTACTACATCTTCGGGCAGGGCGGTGGCCACGAGCTGGCGCGCAAGCACCAGGTGCCGCTGCTGGGCGAAATTCCGCTGGTGCAGGGCATCCGCGAAAACGGCGACGCCGGCATTCCGGTGGTGCTGCAAAGCACCGCGGCGGTGGCCCCGGCCTTCGAGCAATTGGCCGAGAACCTGGCCCAGCAGGTGTCGATCCGCAACAACATCGCGCCGCGCACGCAGGTGGTGGAAGTGAAGTAA
- a CDS encoding NifU family protein, which produces MSASATLLEHPLLPRIEKALDSIRPYLEADGGNVRVLEITDDMVLRLELMGACGTCPMSPMTLKAGVEESVKKAVPEILAVEAVNGITAPQPAGQVGRPVQPNPVPTPN; this is translated from the coding sequence ATGTCAGCGTCTGCCACTCTCCTCGAACACCCCTTGCTGCCTCGCATCGAGAAAGCTCTCGACAGCATTCGTCCGTACCTGGAAGCCGACGGCGGCAACGTGCGCGTGCTCGAGATTACCGACGATATGGTGCTCCGCCTGGAGCTGATGGGTGCCTGCGGTACCTGCCCCATGTCGCCGATGACGCTGAAAGCCGGCGTTGAAGAATCGGTGAAGAAGGCGGTGCCCGAGATTTTGGCCGTAGAGGCCGTAAACGGTATTACGGCGCCGCAGCCGGCCGGCCAGGTTGGCCGCCCTGTGCAGCCGAACCCGGTGCCTACGCCTAATTAA
- a CDS encoding DUF6882 domain-containing protein, translating to MSKLEYSGFADQCLHDLQLLQEQFITDYDINSYENWFYDNVTGLLTFSTGEEEINFRFVLAGTYSRNTNTWQWAWDKESVFSKGEEEIEAIKDFGEQAAFDKLITGYFESSEEEAWQLSAIAVYLLNGIGIYRPVCEHLLSFLVVLDVVDNETAQEIKNKYVECGLHECRRRAFVCQHLNRDSKVGFEEAFETYENMELDLEDDLQAWCDECEKVREREGEWNDSSMAFANIRPVCEQCYFDMKEINLRRK from the coding sequence ATGAGTAAATTAGAATACAGTGGATTTGCTGATCAATGCCTGCACGACTTGCAATTATTACAAGAACAATTCATAACAGACTATGACATTAATTCTTATGAGAACTGGTTTTATGATAATGTCACAGGTTTATTAACCTTTTCGACGGGAGAGGAAGAAATCAATTTCCGATTCGTGTTGGCAGGTACTTATTCTAGAAACACTAATACTTGGCAATGGGCGTGGGACAAAGAATCCGTTTTTTCAAAGGGCGAGGAAGAGATTGAAGCTATAAAAGACTTTGGAGAGCAAGCCGCGTTTGATAAGCTTATTACTGGATACTTTGAAAGCTCCGAAGAGGAAGCATGGCAACTAAGTGCAATAGCAGTCTATTTGCTTAATGGCATAGGAATATACAGGCCAGTATGCGAGCATTTGTTAAGTTTTTTGGTAGTGCTAGATGTGGTCGATAATGAAACTGCTCAGGAAATTAAAAATAAGTACGTCGAGTGTGGGTTACACGAATGCCGAAGAAGAGCGTTTGTGTGCCAACACCTGAATCGTGATTCAAAAGTTGGGTTTGAGGAGGCTTTTGAAACGTATGAAAACATGGAATTAGACCTTGAAGATGATCTTCAAGCATGGTGTGATGAATGCGAGAAAGTTAGGGAGCGAGAAGGTGAGTGGAATGACAGTTCTATGGCTTTTGCTAACATCAGACCGGTATGTGAGCAGTGCTATTTCGATATGAAAGAAATTAACCTAAGACGTAAATAA
- the fahA gene encoding fumarylacetoacetase: MANPNDPSLHSWIDIAPNSDFPIQNLPFGVFETEERGTRVGVAIGEYVLDLYAVSQFGFFRGLDLPSEPRVFRRRSLNAFIKLGRPVWRAVRQRVSQLLRHDNTELRDNEEAMRTCLVRQRDVRMLRPVKPNNYTDFYSSIEHATNVGTMFRDPANALLPNWKWIPIGYHGRTSSIVVSGTDIRRPLGQRKAPDAQVPTFGPSQQLDFELEVSMVVGQGTALGETVPLEQAEEHIFGLLLFNDWSARDLQSWEYVPLGPFLGKNFGSSVSPWVVTLDALEPFRVTGPEQEPEPLPYLHQVGAHNFDIQLEVSLQPQGGDENVICRSNFKYMYWSMAQQLTHHASNGCPLEVGDLYASGTISGATPDSYGSMLELSWRGTKPLTLSDGTQRKFIQDGDTVIMRGFCEQNGLRIGFGEVRGTVLPAAE, encoded by the coding sequence ATGGCCAACCCAAACGACCCCTCCCTGCACTCCTGGATTGACATTGCGCCCAACAGCGACTTTCCTATCCAGAACCTGCCGTTTGGCGTGTTCGAAACGGAGGAGCGCGGTACGCGGGTGGGCGTGGCCATTGGCGAGTACGTGCTCGATTTGTACGCCGTAAGCCAATTCGGCTTCTTCCGCGGGCTCGATCTGCCTTCGGAGCCGCGGGTATTCCGCCGTCGTTCGCTCAACGCCTTTATTAAGCTGGGCCGGCCGGTGTGGCGGGCCGTGCGGCAGCGCGTAAGCCAGCTGCTGCGCCACGACAATACCGAGCTGCGCGACAACGAGGAGGCCATGCGCACCTGCCTGGTACGCCAGCGCGACGTGCGCATGCTGCGCCCCGTAAAGCCCAACAATTACACCGACTTTTACAGCAGCATCGAGCACGCCACCAACGTGGGCACCATGTTCCGCGACCCGGCCAACGCCCTGCTGCCCAACTGGAAGTGGATACCCATTGGCTACCACGGCCGCACGAGCAGCATCGTGGTCAGCGGCACCGATATTCGCCGGCCCCTAGGCCAACGGAAGGCGCCCGATGCCCAGGTGCCCACCTTCGGCCCCTCGCAGCAGCTCGACTTTGAGCTGGAAGTATCGATGGTGGTGGGCCAGGGCACCGCGCTGGGCGAAACCGTGCCGCTGGAGCAAGCCGAAGAGCACATTTTTGGCCTGCTGTTGTTCAACGACTGGAGCGCCCGCGACCTGCAAAGCTGGGAGTACGTGCCCCTAGGTCCGTTTTTGGGCAAGAACTTCGGCAGCAGCGTGTCGCCGTGGGTGGTTACGCTGGATGCGCTGGAGCCTTTCCGGGTAACCGGCCCCGAGCAAGAACCCGAGCCCCTGCCCTACCTGCACCAGGTGGGCGCCCACAACTTTGATATTCAGCTGGAGGTAAGCCTGCAGCCGCAGGGCGGCGACGAAAACGTCATCTGCCGCTCCAACTTCAAGTACATGTACTGGAGCATGGCGCAGCAGCTCACGCACCACGCCTCCAACGGCTGCCCGCTGGAGGTAGGCGACCTGTACGCCTCGGGCACCATTTCGGGTGCCACGCCCGATTCGTACGGCTCGATGCTGGAGCTGAGCTGGCGCGGTACCAAGCCCCTGACCTTGTCGGATGGCACGCAGCGCAAGTTTATCCAGGACGGCGACACCGTGATTATGCGCGGTTTCTGCGAGCAGAACGGCCTGCGCATCGGCTTTGGCGAAGTGCGCGGCACCGTGCTGCCGGCGGCAGAGTAG
- a CDS encoding glycerol-3-phosphate dehydrogenase/oxidase, producing MPTAAAFSREAQLRQLAATTRWDVVVVGGGATGLGVALDAVSRGFSVLVLEQVDFAKGTSSRSTKLVHGGVRYLAQGDLGLVREALRERGLLLRNAPHLVHNQTFVIPAYNRLSRPYYALGLKLYDVLAGRLGLGSSQMLTAAQALGYLGSNLRAEGLRGGVLYHDGQFDDARLALNLAQTCAERGATVLNYAPVTALLKNDLGQVIGVELVDAETGARHQALGHVVVNATGVFVDEVLRLDEPSQVPLVRPSQGVHLVLPRRFLPGSAALLIPRTDDGRVLFAVPWYGRVVLGTTDTPLPQASPEPRALEQEVNFILNTAARYLQEAPTRADVLSVFAGLRPLAATSKGNNATKNISRRHYIRVSASGLLTITGGKWTTFRQMGEDVLDQAVALGKLPDRPSRSAELPIHGAQSAPYHSQEPGHLGVYGSDLPALRRLIAENPAWAKPLDATFEYVQGEVVWAARHEMARTVEDVLARRLRVLFLDARAAQRMAPQVAELLAQELGRSAEWQREQVRSFTALAQGYLLT from the coding sequence ATGCCCACTGCAGCCGCATTCAGCCGAGAGGCCCAACTCCGGCAACTGGCCGCCACTACGCGTTGGGATGTGGTGGTGGTAGGCGGCGGGGCCACCGGCCTGGGCGTCGCGCTCGATGCCGTAAGTCGGGGCTTTTCGGTGTTGGTGCTCGAGCAAGTCGATTTTGCCAAAGGCACCTCCAGCCGCAGCACCAAGCTGGTGCACGGCGGCGTGCGCTACCTGGCGCAAGGCGACCTAGGCCTCGTGCGCGAAGCGCTGCGCGAGCGGGGCCTGCTGCTGCGCAACGCCCCGCACCTCGTGCACAACCAAACCTTCGTTATTCCGGCCTACAACCGGCTTAGCCGCCCGTATTACGCGCTGGGCCTGAAGCTTTACGACGTGCTGGCCGGCCGGCTCGGCCTGGGCTCCTCGCAGATGCTGACCGCCGCGCAAGCCCTCGGCTACCTCGGCAGCAACCTGCGCGCCGAGGGCCTGCGCGGCGGTGTGCTGTACCACGACGGCCAGTTCGACGACGCCCGCCTGGCCCTGAACCTCGCCCAAACCTGCGCCGAGCGCGGTGCCACCGTGCTGAACTACGCCCCCGTAACGGCCCTGCTGAAAAACGACCTAGGCCAGGTAATAGGCGTGGAGCTGGTGGATGCCGAAACCGGCGCCCGGCACCAGGCCTTGGGCCACGTAGTGGTAAACGCCACCGGGGTGTTTGTGGACGAAGTTCTGCGCCTCGACGAGCCTTCCCAGGTCCCGTTGGTAAGGCCCAGCCAGGGCGTGCACCTGGTGCTGCCGCGCCGGTTTCTGCCGGGTTCGGCAGCCCTGCTCATTCCGCGTACCGACGATGGCCGGGTGCTGTTTGCCGTGCCGTGGTATGGCCGCGTAGTGCTAGGCACCACCGATACCCCGCTGCCCCAGGCCAGCCCCGAACCCAGGGCGCTCGAGCAGGAGGTCAACTTTATTCTGAACACCGCCGCCCGCTACCTGCAGGAGGCGCCCACCCGCGCCGACGTGCTCAGCGTATTTGCCGGGCTTCGGCCGTTGGCAGCCACCAGCAAAGGGAACAACGCCACCAAAAACATTTCGCGCCGGCACTACATCCGCGTTTCGGCCTCGGGGCTGCTCACGATTACCGGTGGCAAATGGACGACCTTCCGGCAGATGGGCGAAGACGTGCTCGACCAAGCCGTTGCCCTCGGCAAATTGCCCGACCGCCCCAGCCGAAGCGCCGAGCTTCCCATTCACGGCGCGCAGTCGGCTCCTTATCATAGCCAGGAGCCCGGGCACCTAGGCGTTTACGGCAGCGACCTGCCCGCCCTGCGCCGGTTAATTGCCGAAAACCCCGCCTGGGCCAAGCCCTTGGATGCAACTTTCGAATACGTGCAGGGCGAGGTAGTGTGGGCGGCCCGCCACGAAATGGCCCGCACCGTGGAAGACGTGCTGGCCCGCCGCCTGCGCGTGCTGTTCCTCGATGCCCGCGCTGCCCAACGCATGGCACCCCAAGTGGCGGAGTTGCTGGCCCAGGAATTAGGCCGCTCCGCGGAATGGCAACGCGAGCAAGTGCGCAGCTTTACGGCCTTGGCACAAGGCTACCTGCTGACCTAA
- a CDS encoding zinc-dependent alcohol dehydrogenase, with translation MLAMDYRGPKRVRATQKPMPEIEHPEDAIVRVTRSCICGSDLHLYNGNVPDTRVGTTFGHEFVGEVVEIGSEVTKLKVGDQVLVPFNISCGRCHFCQQGLYGNCHESNPMATAVGGIYGYSHTAGGYHGGQAEYVRVPYANLNPTVIPPGMDLDDAVLLTDVVPTGYQAAEMAGIQPGNTVVVFGAGPVGIMAAKSAWLFGAGRVIVLDKEDYRLEFVRNYAPCEAYNFEKDMDDPVLFIKKQTDWMGADCVIDAVGAEAAGDVLQTITGRKLLIQAGSATAMHWAINSVKKGGVVSCVGVYGPTDNLIPMGNVLNKGLTIRANQTAVKRHLPRLIEHVMNGVIKPKEIITHRIPLEDIADGYRIFSDKLDNCIKPVLIMPNAR, from the coding sequence ATGTTAGCTATGGACTACCGGGGCCCGAAAAGGGTCCGCGCCACGCAAAAACCCATGCCGGAAATCGAGCACCCCGAGGATGCCATCGTGCGCGTAACGCGCTCCTGCATCTGCGGCTCCGATTTGCACCTCTACAACGGCAACGTGCCCGACACCCGCGTGGGCACCACGTTCGGGCACGAGTTTGTGGGCGAAGTAGTGGAAATCGGCTCCGAGGTAACCAAGCTAAAGGTAGGCGACCAGGTGCTGGTGCCCTTCAACATCTCCTGCGGCCGCTGCCACTTCTGCCAGCAGGGCCTCTACGGCAACTGCCACGAGTCGAACCCGATGGCCACGGCCGTGGGCGGCATCTACGGCTACTCGCACACGGCCGGCGGCTACCACGGCGGCCAGGCCGAGTACGTGCGCGTGCCCTACGCCAACCTCAACCCCACCGTGATTCCGCCCGGCATGGACCTCGACGACGCCGTGCTCCTCACCGACGTGGTGCCCACGGGCTACCAGGCCGCCGAAATGGCCGGTATTCAGCCCGGCAATACCGTTGTAGTTTTTGGGGCTGGCCCGGTGGGCATTATGGCCGCCAAATCGGCGTGGCTGTTTGGCGCGGGCCGCGTAATCGTGCTCGATAAGGAAGACTACCGCCTGGAGTTCGTGCGCAACTACGCCCCCTGCGAGGCCTACAACTTCGAGAAGGACATGGACGACCCGGTGCTGTTCATCAAAAAGCAAACCGACTGGATGGGCGCCGACTGCGTGATTGACGCCGTGGGGGCCGAGGCGGCCGGCGACGTGCTGCAAACCATTACCGGGCGCAAGCTGCTGATTCAGGCCGGCTCGGCTACGGCCATGCACTGGGCCATCAACTCCGTTAAAAAGGGCGGCGTTGTGTCGTGCGTGGGCGTGTACGGCCCCACCGACAACCTCATTCCGATGGGCAACGTGCTGAACAAGGGCCTGACCATCCGGGCCAACCAAACCGCCGTGAAGCGCCACCTGCCGCGCCTGATCGAGCACGTGATGAACGGCGTCATCAAGCCCAAGGAAATCATTACGCACCGCATTCCGCTGGAGGATATTGCCGATGGCTACCGCATTTTCTCCGACAAGCTCGACAACTGCATCAAACCGGTGCTCATCATGCCGAATGCCCGCTAA